In one window of Longimicrobium sp. DNA:
- a CDS encoding chemotaxis protein CheD, with protein MKHVHHFVKVAQHAVGGRGDMLVTLGLGSCVAILLQDPKAGVMGMAHALLPEPGLSRDASNPFKFATTAVPALVQELKARGAREARLEARLVGGAAMFSALMVPGTLNMGERNLRAARAALEEAGIPILGEEVGRDYGRSVRMTIGPGNTVVSSVGKPDVAL; from the coding sequence ATGAAGCACGTCCATCACTTCGTAAAGGTGGCGCAGCACGCCGTGGGCGGGCGGGGCGACATGCTGGTGACGCTGGGGCTGGGCTCGTGCGTGGCGATCCTCCTGCAGGATCCGAAAGCGGGGGTGATGGGGATGGCGCACGCCCTGCTCCCCGAGCCGGGGCTCTCGCGCGACGCCAGCAACCCCTTCAAGTTCGCCACCACCGCCGTCCCCGCACTGGTGCAGGAGCTGAAGGCGAGGGGGGCGCGCGAAGCCCGGCTGGAGGCGCGGCTGGTGGGAGGCGCGGCGATGTTCTCCGCGCTGATGGTGCCGGGGACGCTCAACATGGGGGAGCGCAACCTGCGCGCGGCCCGGGCGGCGCTGGAGGAGGCGGGGATCCCCATCCTGGGCGAGGAGGTGGGGCGCGACTACGGGAGGTCGGTGCGCATGACGATCGGGCCGGGGAACACCGTCGTCTCCTCCGTCGGCAAGCCGGATGTCGCTCTCTAA
- a CDS encoding chemotaxis protein CheW, with protein sequence MSEMDFRARAALDEGVQVIAFRIGGELHGCDILLVHEVVARLPVHPLPDMPPHLLGVVRLRGELVPVLDVAPLLDLRLEGVRPAVLVTGEEGARVGVAADGVSDVMTVPPGAFRPAPRGGGYLVGVARVGDQLVNLIDLAEILRDQATLSHGETP encoded by the coding sequence ATGAGCGAGATGGACTTCCGCGCGCGCGCCGCGCTCGACGAGGGGGTGCAGGTGATCGCCTTCCGCATCGGCGGCGAGCTGCACGGGTGCGACATCCTCCTGGTGCACGAGGTGGTGGCGCGGCTCCCCGTCCATCCGCTTCCGGACATGCCGCCGCACCTGCTGGGCGTGGTGCGGCTGCGCGGCGAGCTGGTGCCGGTGCTGGACGTGGCCCCGTTGCTCGACCTGCGCCTGGAGGGCGTTCGCCCCGCCGTGCTCGTGACCGGCGAGGAGGGCGCGCGCGTCGGCGTCGCGGCGGACGGGGTGAGCGACGTGATGACGGTGCCCCCCGGCGCGTTCAGGCCGGCGCCGCGCGGCGGCGGGTACCTGGTGGGAGTCGCCCGCGTGGGCGACCAGCTCGTCAACCTCATCGACCTGGCGGAGATCCTCCGCGACCAAGCCACCCTGTCCCACGGGGAAACGCCTTGA
- a CDS encoding helix-turn-helix transcriptional regulator, which produces MKKTKKEVQNASRLTEPPDDEFMALLADLGEGEVVTGAGPVAGEGYSAAEIARELSDAIVADSVGELIARARKESGQSLRHVASVAGVSHGRVRELERSSNLEVATLTRMADAMGYEVKIILEPRRHGRPGARPITADLHLPRDAMREPA; this is translated from the coding sequence ATGAAGAAGACCAAGAAGGAAGTCCAGAACGCGTCCCGACTCACGGAGCCGCCTGATGACGAGTTCATGGCGCTCCTGGCCGATCTGGGCGAAGGGGAGGTGGTAACCGGCGCCGGCCCTGTAGCCGGGGAGGGGTACTCCGCGGCCGAGATCGCGCGGGAGTTGAGTGACGCGATCGTCGCCGACTCCGTGGGAGAGCTGATCGCCAGGGCCAGGAAGGAGTCGGGCCAGTCGCTTCGTCACGTCGCTTCGGTGGCGGGGGTGAGTCACGGACGCGTGCGGGAACTGGAGCGGAGCTCGAACCTCGAGGTCGCGACGCTCACGCGCATGGCCGACGCAATGGGATACGAAGTGAAGATCATCCTCGAGCCGCGCCGGCACGGCCGCCCCGGCGCGAGGCCGATCACCGCCGATCTACACCTGCCGAGAGACGCGATGCGGGAGCCTGCGTGA
- a CDS encoding chemotaxis response regulator protein-glutamate methylesterase, with product MSLSNPAGRPHTVLVVDDSAFMRKVISDILSRGDEFRVIGTARNGNDALRKVHKLNPDLVTMDVEMPELDGLSALGYIMSETPRPVVMLSAYTTERAEATMRALDYGAVDFIAKPSGTISPDLAKVADQLLDALRAAAAANLAAVPVRMPRRPRPDLPPAPPRSARAAGGAPSDVAVAIAASTGGPRALAEVIPRIRNPLGAAVLVVQHMPPNFTRTLAERLDGLGGLSVSEAEHGEPVRRDHVYLAPGDFHMRVVREGGEVRIALDQEPSVWGVRPAADPLFHSVAAVYGARSVGVVLTGMGRDGADGLRAIREAGGGALAQDRATAVIWGMPQAAAEWAELVLPLDRVPEEIAGAVDARPIPLAGTG from the coding sequence ATGTCGCTCTCTAACCCCGCGGGGCGCCCGCACACCGTCCTGGTGGTGGACGACAGCGCCTTCATGCGGAAGGTGATCTCGGACATCCTCTCGCGCGGCGACGAGTTCAGGGTGATCGGCACGGCGCGCAACGGCAACGACGCGCTGCGCAAGGTCCACAAGCTGAACCCGGACCTGGTGACGATGGACGTGGAGATGCCGGAGCTGGACGGGCTCTCCGCGCTCGGCTACATCATGAGCGAGACGCCGCGCCCCGTGGTGATGCTTTCCGCGTACACCACCGAGCGCGCCGAGGCCACCATGCGCGCGCTGGACTACGGCGCGGTGGACTTCATCGCCAAGCCGTCGGGCACCATCTCGCCGGACCTGGCCAAGGTGGCGGACCAGCTGCTGGACGCCCTGCGCGCCGCCGCCGCCGCGAACCTCGCGGCCGTGCCGGTGCGCATGCCGCGCCGCCCGCGCCCCGACCTGCCGCCCGCGCCGCCACGGAGCGCGCGCGCCGCCGGGGGCGCACCGTCCGACGTGGCGGTGGCGATCGCGGCATCGACGGGCGGGCCGCGGGCGCTGGCGGAGGTGATCCCCCGCATCCGCAACCCGCTGGGCGCGGCGGTGCTGGTGGTGCAGCACATGCCCCCGAACTTCACCCGCACCCTGGCCGAGCGGCTCGATGGGCTGGGCGGGCTCTCGGTGAGCGAGGCGGAGCACGGCGAGCCGGTGCGGCGCGACCACGTCTACCTGGCACCCGGCGACTTCCACATGCGCGTGGTGCGCGAGGGCGGCGAGGTGAGGATCGCGCTGGACCAGGAGCCGTCCGTGTGGGGCGTGCGCCCGGCCGCCGATCCGCTCTTCCACAGCGTGGCGGCGGTGTACGGCGCGCGCTCCGTAGGCGTGGTGCTCACCGGGATGGGGCGCGACGGGGCCGACGGGCTGCGCGCGATCCGCGAGGCGGGGGGCGGCGCGCTGGCCCAGGACCGCGCCACCGCCGTCATCTGGGGGATGCCGCAGGCCGCCGCGGAGTGGGCGGAGCTCGTCCTGCCGCTCGACCGCGTGCCGGAGGAGATCGCGGGCGCCGTGGATGCGCGCCCCATTCCGCTGGCGGGGACCGGATGA
- a CDS encoding tetratricopeptide repeat protein, whose translation MTFDELNAALEERYTRIEGELESAGEAARPERERLRGEIVGLFRETEAALERLAEFKERIRGLVERYKQLPSPKAAPAASTVSDHLGSSTYIERGWSAIAAGDASRAVKELERALSLAPNDPQAESLLGWAQMLREQYDEALYTYSKVLMRDPNNPLARVNLGYICLKKGIFGEAIEHLSRAIRQDDDRKASLYAHLYMGMLYLDREMYEDARSFFRRTLELGPNMLQAWWEIGRTFYQEGNVSAAADAWRRGFEANRFNLWGERCGEALKKLDAGEPVSFA comes from the coding sequence ATGACGTTCGACGAGCTGAACGCCGCCCTCGAGGAGCGCTACACGCGCATCGAAGGCGAGCTGGAGTCCGCCGGCGAGGCGGCGCGCCCCGAGCGCGAACGGCTGCGCGGCGAGATCGTGGGGCTGTTCCGCGAGACGGAGGCGGCGCTGGAGCGGCTGGCCGAGTTCAAGGAGCGCATCCGCGGGCTGGTGGAGCGCTACAAGCAGCTCCCGTCACCAAAGGCCGCGCCGGCCGCGTCGACGGTTTCCGACCACCTGGGCTCGTCCACGTACATCGAGCGCGGGTGGAGCGCCATCGCTGCGGGCGACGCGAGCCGCGCGGTCAAGGAGCTGGAGCGGGCCCTCTCGCTGGCTCCCAACGATCCGCAGGCGGAGTCGCTGCTGGGGTGGGCGCAGATGCTGCGCGAGCAGTACGACGAGGCGCTCTACACCTACAGCAAGGTGCTGATGCGTGACCCCAACAACCCGCTGGCGCGGGTGAACCTGGGGTACATCTGCCTCAAGAAGGGGATCTTCGGCGAGGCCATCGAGCACCTTTCCCGCGCCATCCGGCAGGACGACGACCGCAAGGCATCGCTGTACGCGCATCTCTACATGGGGATGCTGTACCTGGACCGCGAGATGTACGAGGACGCGCGCAGCTTCTTTCGCCGCACGCTGGAGCTGGGCCCCAACATGCTGCAGGCGTGGTGGGAGATCGGGCGGACCTTTTACCAGGAAGGGAACGTCTCCGCCGCCGCCGACGCGTGGCGGCGCGGCTTCGAGGCGAACCGCTTCAACCTGTGGGGGGAGCGGTGCGGGGAAGCGCTGAAGAAGCTGGACGCGGGCGAGCCGGTATCCTTCGCCTGA
- a CDS encoding chemotaxis protein CheW: protein MRNVRQAAVPQVQLVTFRVGGEEFGLDVFSVHEILSYQQPTPMPRAPEFVEGVLDVRGTLVPIVDLRRRFETPEVVYDQETRIVLVDFNHERLGLVVDSVTEVLRAPETAVSPPPAYIRGLAAEFVRGIVRVGERLVVLIDLDRILSSEERIALAHADPAGE from the coding sequence TTGAGAAACGTACGCCAGGCGGCGGTGCCGCAGGTGCAGCTCGTCACCTTTCGCGTGGGGGGCGAGGAGTTCGGGCTGGACGTCTTCTCCGTGCACGAGATCCTCAGCTACCAGCAGCCCACCCCCATGCCCCGCGCCCCCGAGTTCGTGGAGGGCGTGCTGGACGTGCGCGGCACGCTGGTGCCCATCGTGGACCTGCGCCGCCGCTTCGAGACGCCCGAGGTGGTGTACGACCAGGAGACGCGCATCGTCCTCGTGGACTTCAACCACGAGCGGCTGGGGCTGGTGGTGGACAGCGTCACCGAGGTGCTGCGCGCGCCGGAGACGGCCGTGTCGCCGCCGCCGGCGTACATCCGCGGGCTGGCGGCGGAGTTCGTGCGCGGCATCGTGCGGGTGGGCGAGCGGCTGGTGGTGCTGATCGACCTGGACCGCATCCTCAGCAGCGAGGAGCGCATCGCCCTGGCCCACGCGGACCCCGCCGGGGAATGA
- a CDS encoding right-handed parallel beta-helix repeat-containing protein codes for MIKRVLASALCLGAMAMAAPSHASAQATRTWVSGVGDDVNPCSRTAPCKTFAGAISKTAAGGEIDCLDPGGFGGVTITKSITIDCNGVVGSALFAGATSGISVNGTDIVVVLRNLQVNGAGTGQVGIRFVNGKRLVIENVLVSQASQTGILVNSMAGSGHVVINNSQIINGTNDGIRVSYGVTSINNSTIAGNSIFALIAENGGVINANNNMITYNGIAVQAGNGGAGQSGSFVNVSNNGVHGNLTAFVCAGGFVASDGSNRLSNNAGGGAAPCTPNATITKQ; via the coding sequence ATGATCAAGCGTGTACTCGCGTCCGCACTGTGCCTCGGCGCCATGGCCATGGCCGCCCCCTCGCACGCCTCCGCGCAGGCGACCCGTACCTGGGTCTCGGGCGTGGGCGACGACGTGAATCCCTGCTCGCGCACCGCCCCGTGCAAGACGTTCGCGGGCGCCATCTCCAAGACCGCCGCCGGCGGCGAGATCGACTGCCTGGACCCGGGCGGCTTCGGCGGGGTGACCATCACCAAGTCCATCACCATCGACTGCAACGGCGTGGTCGGCAGTGCCCTCTTCGCGGGTGCCACCAGCGGCATCAGCGTCAACGGCACCGACATCGTCGTCGTCCTCCGCAACCTGCAGGTCAACGGCGCGGGCACGGGGCAGGTCGGAATCCGGTTCGTCAACGGGAAGCGGCTCGTCATCGAGAACGTCCTCGTGTCCCAGGCCTCGCAGACGGGGATCCTGGTCAACTCGATGGCCGGCTCGGGCCACGTGGTGATCAACAACTCGCAAATCATCAACGGCACCAACGACGGGATCCGGGTGAGCTACGGCGTCACCTCGATCAACAACTCGACGATCGCCGGCAACAGCATCTTCGCGCTGATCGCCGAGAACGGCGGGGTGATCAACGCCAACAACAACATGATCACCTACAACGGCATCGCGGTGCAGGCCGGCAACGGCGGCGCGGGCCAGAGCGGCTCGTTCGTGAACGTCTCCAACAACGGCGTGCACGGGAACCTCACCGCCTTCGTGTGCGCGGGCGGGTTCGTGGCGTCGGACGGCAGCAACCGGCTGTCGAACAACGCCGGCGGCGGCGCGGCGCCCTGCACGCCGAACGCCACCATCACCAAGCAGTAG
- a CDS encoding DUF305 domain-containing protein yields MPVLRLGMVVACIVAAGCASRSQTVATPQGVAEPAAHHHMPDLPATAGPGFTAADVRFMQHMIGHHAQAVRMAALAPSNGASDGVVRLARKIGISQRDEIVMMKNWLAERRQEVPDEAHAQHAMMMPGMLTDEQFAQLGAARGREFDRLFLTLMTRHHEGALQMVRELFRTPGAGQEPDIFRFATDVDADQRDELVVMERLLHALPD; encoded by the coding sequence ATGCCTGTGCTGAGGCTGGGGATGGTTGTCGCGTGTATCGTTGCGGCAGGGTGTGCATCGCGCTCGCAGACCGTCGCTACGCCGCAGGGGGTGGCGGAGCCGGCGGCGCACCACCACATGCCGGATCTGCCGGCGACGGCGGGGCCGGGATTTACCGCGGCGGACGTGCGCTTCATGCAGCACATGATCGGGCACCACGCGCAGGCCGTGCGGATGGCCGCGCTGGCGCCGAGCAACGGCGCGTCGGATGGCGTGGTGCGGCTCGCCAGGAAGATCGGCATCTCGCAGCGCGACGAGATCGTGATGATGAAGAACTGGCTCGCCGAGCGGCGGCAGGAGGTGCCCGACGAGGCGCACGCCCAGCACGCCATGATGATGCCCGGGATGCTGACCGACGAGCAGTTCGCGCAGCTCGGCGCGGCGCGGGGCCGCGAGTTCGACAGGCTCTTCCTCACCCTCATGACCCGCCATCACGAGGGTGCGCTGCAGATGGTGCGGGAGCTGTTCAGGACCCCGGGCGCGGGCCAGGAGCCGGACATCTTCCGCTTCGCCACCGACGTCGACGCGGACCAGCGCGACGAGCTCGTGGTGATGGAGCGGCTCCTCCACGCTCTTCCGGATTGA